From Pseudoleptotrichia goodfellowii, a single genomic window includes:
- the yaaA gene encoding S4 domain-containing protein YaaA yields MKKEEIEEIEINTEFIKLDQFLKWTNFVISGAEAKLFIQEGQVKVNGDTETRRGKKLYSGDIVEFKGEKVKIK; encoded by the coding sequence ATGAAAAAAGAAGAAATTGAAGAAATAGAAATAAATACCGAATTTATAAAACTTGATCAGTTTTTAAAGTGGACAAATTTTGTCATTTCCGGAGCGGAAGCCAAGCTGTTTATACAGGAAGGGCAGGTAAAAGTAAACGGAGATACGGAAACAAGAAGAGGAAAAAAATTATATTCGGGAGATATTGTGGAATTTAAAGGAGAAAAAGTAAAAATAAAGTAA
- the recF gene encoding DNA replication/repair protein RecF (All proteins in this family for which functions are known are DNA-binding proteins that assist the filamentation of RecA onto DNA for the initiation of recombination or recombinational repair.) gives MYLKQLSYSNFRCLEDTKTELDRNFNLIYGKNGQGKTSFIEAVHFLATGKSFRTKKTKELFRYNKNRVIVFGKYINKNEEENILAIDVNEEKKDFYINRNKNKYIDYVGLLNIISFIPEDIEIIVGNPSIRRNFFNYEISQAKKDYLKSIVDFEKILKTRNKLIKEKKTREEIYSIYNEKFMEEGTNIIIHRREFIKNISILLNLNYRKLFDPKSELKLKYDCFLGDIDKKTKEEIKEKFSENIKRKAEREKILGYSLTGPQKDDFIFELNGKNAKSFSSQGEKKSIIFSLKVSEIDMLVKEKNEYPLFIMDDIASYFDEVRKKSILDYFINKKIQCFITSTEDLNIKGKKFIIEKGKVITDEK, from the coding sequence ATGTATTTGAAACAATTGAGTTACAGTAATTTCAGGTGTCTGGAAGATACTAAAACCGAACTTGACAGAAATTTTAATTTAATATACGGAAAAAATGGACAGGGTAAAACATCTTTTATCGAAGCTGTTCATTTTTTAGCGACCGGAAAAAGTTTCAGAACAAAAAAAACGAAAGAACTTTTCAGATATAATAAAAACAGAGTTATTGTGTTCGGAAAATATATAAATAAAAATGAAGAAGAAAATATTTTGGCAATAGATGTGAACGAAGAAAAAAAGGATTTTTATATAAACAGAAATAAAAATAAATATATTGATTATGTGGGACTTTTAAATATAATATCTTTTATTCCCGAAGATATAGAAATAATAGTGGGAAATCCTTCAATAAGAAGAAATTTTTTTAATTATGAAATTTCTCAGGCGAAAAAAGATTATTTAAAATCGATAGTGGATTTTGAAAAAATACTGAAAACAAGAAATAAACTGATAAAAGAAAAAAAGACTCGTGAAGAAATATACAGCATATATAACGAAAAATTTATGGAAGAAGGGACGAATATAATTATTCACAGAAGGGAATTTATAAAAAATATATCTATTTTGCTGAATCTTAATTACAGAAAACTTTTTGATCCGAAGTCCGAACTTAAACTGAAATACGACTGTTTTTTAGGTGATATTGATAAAAAAACAAAAGAAGAAATAAAAGAAAAGTTTTCGGAAAATATAAAAAGAAAAGCGGAAAGAGAAAAAATACTCGGATACAGTCTGACAGGACCTCAAAAAGACGATTTTATATTTGAATTAAACGGGAAAAATGCAAAATCTTTTTCTTCTCAGGGAGAAAAAAAATCTATTATTTTTTCGCTTAAAGTTTCGGAAATAGATATGCTTGTAAAAGAAAAAAATGAATATCCTCTGTTTATAATGGATGACATAGCTTCATATTTTGACGAAGTGAGAAAAAAGAGTATTCTTGATTATTTTATAAATAAAAAAATACAGTGTTTCATAACTTCCACAGAAGATTTGAATATTAAAGGGAAAAAATTTATTATTGAAAAAGGGAAAGTGATAACAGATGAAAAGTAA
- a CDS encoding DciA family protein, which produces MKSNIKSTENIVSDITKTKKSLFNNENYILWKIKKNWINITGEEIGGKSFPKYLYNKKMTLNVEDSLIHHSILVHTGVIIEKINDFIQKEAVNELEIRKIEKKPRRNIVKNLTESNEENIEINEEKINEKTDFEENIELSAFETEKIKKSISKIDKKYKDIGEKLEKIALNRKKKDIYLLSKGYIKCKNCGDIFYPSGKNEICPYCCEKEENEKIEKMSAIITGNPFIGENEAVKISGTDRYTYYKVRDILAQRAYNDLLYFYITKNIEIKYSEDYESEIRKEANTDFEIYVKNYIDYKVGTDNKEIYNIERKKVISGLRKRKEYQKR; this is translated from the coding sequence ATGAAAAGTAATATAAAAAGTACGGAAAATATAGTTTCGGATATTACAAAGACCAAAAAGTCCCTATTTAATAATGAAAATTATATATTATGGAAAATAAAGAAAAACTGGATAAATATTACGGGAGAAGAAATAGGCGGAAAATCTTTTCCGAAATACCTTTATAATAAGAAAATGACTTTAAATGTGGAAGATTCTCTTATTCATCACAGTATTTTAGTACATACAGGTGTGATTATCGAAAAAATAAACGACTTTATTCAAAAAGAAGCGGTAAACGAACTGGAAATAAGAAAAATCGAAAAAAAACCGAGAAGAAACATTGTAAAAAATTTAACTGAAAGTAACGAAGAAAATATTGAAATCAATGAAGAAAAAATAAATGAAAAGACGGATTTTGAAGAAAATATAGAATTATCGGCTTTTGAAACAGAAAAAATAAAAAAAAGTATAAGTAAAATTGATAAAAAATATAAGGATATTGGCGAAAAGCTTGAAAAAATAGCTTTAAACAGAAAAAAAAAGGATATTTATTTACTTTCTAAAGGATATATAAAATGTAAAAATTGCGGTGATATATTTTATCCTTCTGGAAAAAATGAAATATGTCCTTATTGTTGTGAAAAAGAAGAAAATGAAAAAATTGAAAAAATGTCCGCAATAATAACGGGGAATCCTTTTATAGGGGAAAATGAAGCTGTAAAAATAAGCGGAACGGACAGATATACTTATTATAAAGTAAGAGATATTTTAGCCCAGCGGGCGTATAACGATCTTCTGTATTTTTATATTACAAAAAATATAGAGATAAAATACAGCGAAGATTATGAAAGTGAAATAAGAAAAGAAGCAAATACGGACTTTGAAATTTATGTGAAAAATTATATAGACTACAAAGTAGGTACTGATAATAAAGAAATATACAATATTGAAAGAAAAAAAGTGATATCAGGACTGAGAAAAAGAAAAGAGTATCAAAAAAGATAA
- a CDS encoding DUF370 domain-containing protein, translated as MYLYIENNIFINLKEIELLMDYKDFISNGNNKKIMEKEKRRILDLTENEKKRRTLIFTEKFVYISSYTNRALKMRADEYDKLVNSIVF; from the coding sequence ATGTATCTGTATATTGAGAATAACATTTTTATAAATTTGAAAGAAATAGAGTTATTAATGGATTATAAAGATTTTATTTCAAACGGAAACAACAAAAAGATAATGGAAAAAGAAAAAAGAAGAATACTGGATCTGACTGAAAATGAAAAGAAAAGAAGAACTCTGATATTTACGGAAAAATTTGTATATATATCTTCGTATACAAACAGAGCTCTTAAAATGCGGGCGGATGAATATGATAAATTGGTAAATAGTATAGTTTTTTAA
- a CDS encoding tetratricopeptide repeat protein translates to MKIQNLLQEAVKSYEEMKYDDTVLYLETVLEIDKNNYEALILLTRVYTGSGLFKEALQYCERIYKNYPEDSLVLFNMGYINQSLGKPKKAIFYYDKYLKYEEDYHVLLNIGLSYMDMKYYKKAMSVIEKAIKMEPENSDGYLDKAECFTKQGKYDEAIKIYEERLKNPENNIEEYYIYTKIADVKERAGDIEEALKNYNIAINCENVDELVYEAFYEFLLRADRKDEIELMLINYANSPIPRERSLNLEGRYAAYIEDFERARKVCEKLLILNPDNPLHYFNSAYIWEMLKDFDKALDFIKKVEKKVDDKELIKNARKRIMKSRREYMKSLNKAENKR, encoded by the coding sequence ATGAAAATACAAAATTTATTGCAAGAAGCTGTAAAATCATACGAAGAAATGAAATACGATGATACGGTTTTATATTTGGAAACAGTACTCGAAATTGATAAAAATAATTATGAAGCCCTTATTTTACTTACAAGAGTTTACACAGGATCAGGATTATTTAAAGAAGCTCTTCAGTATTGTGAAAGAATTTATAAAAATTATCCTGAAGATTCTCTTGTTTTATTTAATATGGGATATATAAATCAATCTCTCGGTAAACCTAAAAAAGCAATATTTTATTATGATAAATACCTTAAATACGAGGAAGATTATCATGTGCTGCTGAATATAGGACTTTCATATATGGATATGAAATATTACAAAAAAGCTATGAGTGTAATAGAAAAGGCTATAAAAATGGAACCCGAAAATTCCGACGGATATCTGGACAAAGCGGAATGCTTTACAAAGCAAGGGAAATATGACGAGGCAATAAAAATATATGAAGAAAGACTGAAGAATCCCGAAAATAATATAGAAGAATACTATATTTATACAAAAATAGCCGATGTTAAAGAAAGAGCCGGAGATATAGAAGAAGCTTTGAAAAATTACAATATAGCGATAAACTGTGAAAATGTAGATGAACTTGTCTACGAAGCTTTTTATGAATTTCTTTTAAGAGCCGACAGAAAAGATGAAATAGAGCTTATGCTTATAAATTACGCAAATAGCCCTATTCCAAGAGAGAGATCATTAAATCTCGAAGGAAGATATGCGGCTTACATAGAAGACTTTGAAAGAGCGAGAAAAGTATGCGAAAAACTCTTGATTTTAAATCCCGATAATCCGTTACATTATTTTAATTCGGCATATATTTGGGAAATGCTTAAAGATTTTGATAAAGCCCTTGATTTTATAAAAAAAGTCGAAAAAAAAGTAGACGACAAAGAACTTATAAAAAATGCAAGAAAAAGAATTATGAAATCCAGAAGAGAATATATGAAATCTCTAAATAAAGCTGAAAATAAAAGATAA
- a CDS encoding lipopolysaccharide kinase InaA family protein, with protein MIKEENYKIKEGYDKEILSDVLKNFDTTGSFVVQGARNQIKKFVIINNGKEKEINIKRFGRKNILTELIYKFFRASKAKRSYEFGNRLLQKNIKTPEPIAYFDEYTDEKTGEKRSFYISEELKYEFTCREVFWDEKTSTEIDELILKDQDKIIREFAEFTFDLHEKGIKFEDYSPGNVLIKREKDGKYGFYLVDLNRMSFEKSLDFNSRMKNVSRMMEFKKYAEKFSEEYAKLYKKPYEEVFKKLYYYITIHKYRVLFKDNTRFLREIFKSKRR; from the coding sequence ATGATAAAAGAAGAGAATTATAAAATAAAAGAAGGATATGATAAAGAAATTTTATCGGATGTATTGAAAAATTTTGATACAACAGGAAGCTTTGTCGTTCAGGGTGCAAGAAATCAGATAAAAAAGTTTGTAATAATAAATAACGGTAAAGAAAAAGAAATAAATATAAAAAGATTCGGGAGGAAAAATATTCTGACAGAACTTATTTATAAGTTTTTCAGAGCATCAAAAGCAAAAAGATCATACGAGTTCGGAAATAGACTTCTTCAAAAAAACATAAAAACACCCGAACCGATAGCTTATTTTGATGAATATACAGACGAAAAAACAGGAGAAAAAAGAAGTTTTTATATAAGTGAAGAGCTGAAATATGAATTTACATGCAGAGAAGTTTTCTGGGATGAAAAAACATCTACTGAAATAGATGAGCTGATCTTAAAAGATCAGGATAAAATAATCAGAGAATTTGCCGAATTTACTTTTGATTTACATGAAAAAGGTATAAAATTTGAAGATTATTCGCCGGGAAATGTTCTCATAAAAAGGGAAAAAGACGGGAAATACGGTTTTTATCTTGTGGACTTAAACAGAATGAGTTTTGAAAAAAGCCTTGATTTTAATTCCCGAATGAAAAATGTTTCGAGAATGATGGAATTTAAGAAATATGCGGAAAAATTTTCCGAAGAATACGCAAAACTTTATAAAAAACCTTATGAAGAAGTGTTTAAAAAATTGTATTACTATATAACGATACATAAATATAGAGTATTATTTAAAGATAATACGAGATTTTTGAGAGAAATATTCAAATCAAAAAGAAGATAA
- the gyrB gene encoding DNA topoisomerase (ATP-hydrolyzing) subunit B encodes MANNYGAENIKVLEGLEAVRKRPGMYIGSTSSRGLHHLVWEIVDNSVDEALAGVCDNIIVKILKDNVIEVSDNGRGIPFATHETGKSTLEVVMTVLHAGGKFDNDNYKVSGGLHGVGVSVVNALSEWLEVTVTRDGQIVRQTYKRGEPVSDVEKIGEASPEAHGTTTKFKADPEIFETTVYEFSVLESRLKELAYLNKGLTITLIDERDQEKIKEEKFLFEGGIIDFLNEIADEEKITDEVIYMSDTYEVEAAKEVETVDENGNTVKKMRAAKFVEVEIAMSYTISQRENVYSFVNNINTHEGGTHVSGFRTALTRTINDIAKQMNIVKDKDGTFQGTDVREGLVCVISVKIPEPQFEGQTKTKLGNSEVTGIVSNIVGNNLKFYLEDHPKEAEKIIEKMTMSKRAREAAKKARELVLRKNTLEVGSLPGKLADCSSKDPSESEIFIVEGNSAGGSAKQGRDRRFQAILPLRGKILNVEKSGMHKLLENAEIRAMITAFGAGFGDDMDLEKLRYHKIIIMTDADVDGAHIRTLMLTFFYRQLRELINEGYIYIAQPPLYKVQAGKAIKYAYSDEQMKKITSVLERDNRRYTIQRYKGLGEMNPEQLWETTLDPEVRTLLKVTMEDASYADKMFNILMGDKVEPRRQFIEENANYVRNLDV; translated from the coding sequence ATGGCTAATAATTACGGAGCCGAGAATATTAAAGTACTGGAAGGACTGGAAGCGGTAAGAAAAAGACCGGGAATGTATATAGGTTCGACATCATCGAGAGGACTTCATCACCTTGTCTGGGAAATAGTGGACAACAGTGTGGATGAGGCATTGGCAGGAGTGTGTGATAATATAATTGTCAAAATTTTGAAAGATAATGTAATAGAAGTTTCCGATAACGGAAGGGGAATACCTTTTGCCACTCACGAAACGGGAAAATCTACGTTGGAAGTAGTTATGACGGTACTTCACGCCGGAGGAAAATTTGATAATGACAACTATAAAGTATCGGGAGGACTTCACGGAGTAGGAGTATCGGTAGTAAACGCATTGTCCGAGTGGCTCGAAGTAACTGTAACAAGGGACGGGCAGATAGTAAGACAGACATATAAAAGAGGAGAGCCTGTATCAGATGTGGAAAAAATAGGAGAGGCATCTCCTGAAGCTCACGGAACAACGACAAAATTTAAAGCAGATCCTGAGATTTTTGAAACGACAGTTTATGAGTTTTCGGTGTTGGAGTCGAGATTAAAAGAGCTTGCTTATTTGAATAAAGGTCTGACGATAACATTAATAGATGAAAGAGATCAGGAAAAAATAAAAGAAGAAAAATTTTTATTTGAAGGCGGAATAATAGATTTCTTAAATGAGATAGCCGATGAAGAAAAAATAACCGACGAAGTAATATATATGAGTGACACTTACGAAGTCGAAGCAGCTAAAGAAGTAGAAACTGTTGATGAAAACGGAAATACTGTAAAAAAAATGAGAGCTGCAAAATTTGTGGAAGTGGAAATTGCCATGAGTTATACAATTTCTCAAAGAGAAAATGTTTATTCTTTCGTTAATAATATAAATACTCACGAAGGCGGAACTCACGTGAGCGGTTTCAGGACAGCTCTTACGAGAACAATAAACGATATTGCAAAACAGATGAATATCGTAAAAGATAAAGACGGTACTTTTCAGGGAACAGACGTAAGAGAAGGTCTTGTCTGTGTAATAAGTGTGAAAATACCCGAGCCTCAATTTGAAGGACAGACAAAAACTAAACTGGGAAACAGCGAAGTTACAGGAATTGTATCGAATATAGTCGGAAACAATCTGAAATTTTATCTGGAAGATCATCCGAAAGAAGCTGAAAAAATAATAGAAAAAATGACTATGTCAAAAAGAGCAAGAGAGGCTGCAAAAAAAGCGAGAGAACTTGTATTAAGAAAAAATACTCTTGAAGTGGGATCACTTCCGGGAAAACTTGCAGACTGTTCTTCCAAAGACCCGTCCGAGTCGGAAATATTCATAGTCGAAGGAAACTCTGCGGGAGGTTCGGCAAAACAGGGAAGAGACAGAAGATTTCAGGCAATATTACCTCTTAGAGGGAAAATACTGAATGTAGAAAAGTCGGGAATGCACAAGTTGCTTGAAAATGCCGAAATAAGAGCTATGATAACAGCATTCGGAGCGGGATTCGGTGATGATATGGACTTGGAAAAACTGAGATATCACAAAATCATAATTATGACCGATGCCGACGTCGACGGAGCTCATATAAGAACATTGATGCTTACGTTCTTTTACAGACAGTTAAGAGAGCTTATAAATGAAGGATATATTTACATAGCACAGCCGCCTTTATATAAAGTTCAGGCAGGAAAAGCAATAAAATATGCTTATTCCGATGAGCAGATGAAAAAGATAACGTCTGTACTTGAAAGAGATAACAGAAGATATACAATACAGAGATATAAAGGTTTGGGAGAAATGAATCCTGAGCAGCTTTGGGAAACGACACTGGATCCTGAAGTAAGAACATTGCTCAAAGTTACCATGGAAGATGCTTCTTATGCTGACAAAATGTTCAATATACTGATGGGAGATAAAGTCGAGCCAAGAAGACAGTTTATAGAAGAAAATGCAAATTATGTAAGAAATTTGGATGTATAA
- the gyrA gene encoding DNA gyrase subunit A, whose translation MTNEVNIYIEDEIKASYLDYSMSVIVSRALPDVRDGLKPVHRRILFAMNEMGMTHDKPFKKSARIVGEVLGKFHPHGDSSVYNAMVRLAQDFNMRYLLVDGHGNFGSVDGDEAAAMRYTEARMAKITAELLADIDKNTIDFRKNFDESLDEPTVLPAKLPNLLLNGSTGIAVGMATNIPPHNLSEICDGIVALIDNREISVDELINYIKGPDFPTGGIINGKQGIYEAYRTGRGKIKVAGKVKIETSKTGKESIIVTELPYQVNKARLIEKIAELVRHKKLTGISDLRDESDREGIRIVIELKKGEESELILNSLYKFTDLQNTFGIIMLALVNNAPRVLNLKQILENYLEHRYNVITRRVQFELNKAENRAHILEGFKIALDNIDEVIRIIRGSKDANEAREKLIASFGFSEIQAKAILDMRLQRLTGLERDKIEQEYRELMLLIEELRSILADDSKKYRIIKDEVIKLKEDFGDKRRTEIKEARVEIGIEDLIKDEDVVVTLTEKGYVKRTSIDTYHSQRRGGIGVNATNTVEDDVIKDMYIAKNLDTLLIFTTKGKVFSMKVYEIPEAGKQARGKLISNLIKLSEDERVSTVIRVREFEKDKAIFFITKDGVVKKTDLTLFANINKTGIRALTLRDEDELKFAGLTSGSEKDEIFIATRNGISIRFCEEDVRVMGRTAAGVKGITLRDKDYVVAAVIINPEKISEELSVMTITEEGYGKRTALSEYKVQSRGGKGIINLKINEKTGKIVDVKIVDDKTEIMLITSEGTLIRTKVDTVSVIGRSTSGVRIMKVRNEEKVASAVKIAENPEEEKELS comes from the coding sequence ATGACAAACGAAGTAAATATTTATATAGAAGATGAGATAAAAGCATCTTATCTGGATTATTCCATGAGTGTTATAGTAAGCAGGGCATTGCCTGACGTAAGAGACGGGCTGAAACCTGTTCACAGAAGAATACTGTTTGCTATGAACGAAATGGGAATGACTCACGATAAGCCTTTTAAGAAATCGGCAAGAATCGTCGGAGAAGTTTTGGGTAAATTTCATCCGCACGGGGATTCATCTGTATATAATGCGATGGTAAGACTTGCTCAGGACTTTAATATGAGATATCTTCTGGTAGATGGTCACGGAAACTTCGGTTCTGTTGACGGAGATGAAGCTGCGGCAATGAGATACACAGAAGCGAGAATGGCTAAAATAACGGCAGAATTACTTGCAGACATTGATAAAAATACGATAGATTTCAGAAAAAACTTTGACGAAAGTCTGGATGAGCCTACAGTATTGCCGGCAAAACTGCCGAATCTTCTTTTAAACGGTTCTACAGGAATAGCGGTAGGTATGGCGACAAACATACCTCCTCACAATTTATCGGAAATTTGTGACGGAATAGTAGCGTTAATTGATAATCGTGAAATATCCGTAGACGAACTGATAAATTATATAAAAGGGCCTGATTTTCCTACAGGAGGAATAATTAACGGTAAACAGGGAATATACGAAGCATATAGAACAGGTAGAGGAAAAATAAAAGTAGCAGGAAAAGTAAAAATAGAAACTTCAAAGACCGGAAAAGAATCGATAATCGTTACAGAACTGCCTTATCAGGTAAATAAAGCAAGACTTATAGAAAAAATTGCCGAACTTGTAAGACACAAAAAATTAACAGGTATTTCCGATTTGAGAGATGAGTCTGACAGAGAAGGTATAAGAATCGTTATAGAGCTTAAAAAAGGTGAAGAAAGCGAGCTTATATTAAATAGTCTTTACAAATTCACCGATTTGCAGAATACTTTCGGTATAATAATGCTTGCTCTTGTAAATAATGCTCCGAGAGTACTTAATTTAAAGCAGATACTGGAAAATTATCTGGAACACAGATATAATGTTATTACAAGAAGAGTTCAGTTTGAACTGAATAAAGCTGAAAACAGAGCTCATATATTGGAAGGATTTAAGATTGCCCTTGACAATATTGATGAAGTAATAAGAATAATAAGAGGTTCGAAAGATGCCAATGAAGCGAGAGAAAAATTAATAGCAAGTTTCGGATTTTCGGAAATTCAGGCAAAAGCAATTCTTGATATGAGATTGCAAAGATTGACAGGCTTGGAAAGAGATAAAATCGAACAGGAATATAGAGAATTAATGTTATTGATAGAAGAATTAAGATCCATACTTGCCGATGACTCCAAAAAATACAGAATTATAAAAGACGAAGTAATTAAGTTAAAAGAAGATTTCGGAGATAAAAGAAGAACGGAAATAAAAGAAGCAAGAGTGGAAATCGGAATAGAAGATTTGATAAAAGATGAAGATGTAGTAGTTACGTTGACTGAAAAAGGTTATGTAAAAAGGACTTCCATAGATACTTATCATTCCCAAAGACGTGGAGGAATAGGAGTAAATGCTACAAATACAGTCGAAGACGATGTAATAAAAGATATGTACATAGCTAAAAACCTTGATACACTTCTTATATTCACGACAAAAGGAAAAGTATTCAGCATGAAAGTTTATGAAATACCTGAAGCAGGAAAACAAGCGAGAGGAAAACTCATAAGCAATCTTATTAAACTTTCCGAAGACGAAAGAGTAAGTACGGTAATAAGAGTTCGTGAATTTGAAAAAGATAAAGCAATATTCTTTATAACAAAAGACGGAGTGGTTAAGAAAACCGACCTGACTTTATTTGCAAATATAAATAAAACAGGAATAAGAGCATTGACTTTACGTGATGAAGACGAACTTAAATTTGCGGGATTGACAAGCGGAAGTGAAAAAGATGAGATATTTATCGCTACAAGAAACGGTATTTCCATAAGATTCTGTGAAGAAGATGTAAGGGTAATGGGAAGAACTGCAGCAGGAGTAAAAGGAATAACATTAAGAGATAAAGACTATGTTGTGGCTGCGGTTATAATAAATCCTGAAAAAATATCCGAAGAATTAAGTGTTATGACTATTACCGAAGAAGGATACGGGAAAAGAACGGCTCTCAGCGAATATAAAGTACAGTCAAGAGGCGGAAAAGGAATAATAAACTTAAAAATTAATGAAAAAACAGGAAAAATAGTCGATGTCAAAATAGTTGACGATAAAACCGAAATAATGCTTATAACTTCCGAAGGAACATTGATAAGAACAAAAGTGGATACTGTTTCGGTAATAGGAAGATCCACATCGGGAGTCAGAATTATGAAAGTAAGAAATGAGGAAAAAGTGGCTTCTGCAGTAAAAATAGCCGAAAATCCTGAAGAAGAAAAAGAATTAAGTTAA